From Enterococcus wangshanyuanii, the proteins below share one genomic window:
- a CDS encoding alpha/beta hydrolase — protein sequence MKKWQKRLLWIFGAIVALTLIGLFYLKTITYTPTTAAIESAKQAEKENGVLVFKGDENKPSVIFYQGALVENTSYSPWAQQVAKAGYSVYLVQQPFNLAVLGQNKAESVIKDNKLTNYVIGGHSLGGVMASRFAADQEEQATLKGVFFLASYPDEKGSLAEFNGQVLSLTGSEDGVLNWKAYEDAKKYLPKQTLYEEINGGNHAGFGSYGEQKGDQPALINNDEQQKEVAERLIKWLDTIK from the coding sequence ATGAAAAAATGGCAAAAACGTTTGCTGTGGATATTCGGAGCGATAGTCGCACTGACTTTGATCGGGTTATTTTATCTCAAGACCATTACTTATACACCAACGACTGCAGCAATTGAAAGTGCTAAACAAGCAGAAAAAGAAAATGGAGTTTTAGTATTCAAAGGGGACGAAAATAAACCATCAGTGATTTTTTATCAAGGAGCCTTGGTTGAAAATACAAGCTATAGCCCTTGGGCGCAACAAGTGGCAAAAGCAGGCTACTCAGTCTATTTAGTACAACAACCATTTAATTTGGCTGTTTTAGGGCAAAATAAAGCAGAATCGGTGATCAAAGATAACAAACTTACGAACTACGTGATTGGCGGGCATTCTTTAGGCGGCGTCATGGCAAGTCGTTTTGCAGCGGATCAAGAAGAACAAGCTACTCTCAAGGGTGTCTTTTTCTTAGCAAGTTATCCTGATGAAAAAGGCAGCTTAGCCGAATTTAACGGGCAGGTTTTATCGTTGACTGGTTCAGAAGATGGTGTATTGAACTGGAAAGCGTATGAGGATGCTAAAAAGTATTTACCGAAGCAAACACTATATGAAGAAATAAACGGTGGGAACCATGCTGGTTTTGGCAGTTATGGGGAACAAAAAGGAGATCAGCCTGCTTTGATCAATAATGATGAACAGCAAAAAGAAGTAGCTGAGCGCTTAATCAAGTGGCTAGATACGATAAAATAA
- a CDS encoding ferredoxin encodes MLCKIIPDKCIACGLCQIYAPEIFDYDDDGIVLLTHDHSAQQEWISDDEQRNVLTAYRKCPVRAIEIAEK; translated from the coding sequence ATGTTATGTAAAATAATTCCAGATAAATGTATCGCTTGTGGTTTATGTCAAATCTATGCACCTGAAATTTTCGATTATGATGATGACGGCATTGTTCTCTTAACTCATGATCACTCTGCTCAACAAGAATGGATAAGTGATGATGAACAAAGGAATGTCTTAACAGCGTACCGCAAATGTCCGGTTCGTGCAATAGAGATCGCTGAAAAATAA
- a CDS encoding helix-turn-helix domain-containing protein — translation MDPLFILTLFQHGYKVRTSTLYHLLKGKRTSSVLVYGYLYRNLRFFHLCPELSEQEFNRQLQSLSEAGLLTIDQSGEVQITAKGNLTLNDQNQTIQWLDNYRFGKTDEEIWRFLQFLVQVTSHLSYGDKKYIPLEQSPFYQAFLKQRIAVVKKNELIQMMKTEWHWLLSRLSKKEADYFAQQFSGYEQIGKTVTQILHKESTPFEQFLVKKERLHHLLYEIENMPGETFLKQSIQPFMIKNDNQSMTQTKKHLRQQSSIETIAQQRGMKKSTIQDHLLELALTEEIPFEQYISKETYQFLDQLSSPCPQWVYRTLKQKNKDLDYFEYRLYQIEKLKNERADTLP, via the coding sequence ATGGATCCACTCTTTATTTTAACGTTATTTCAGCACGGATACAAGGTTCGAACATCCACATTATACCATCTTTTAAAAGGAAAACGAACGAGTTCTGTTTTGGTTTATGGCTACCTTTATAGGAATCTCCGCTTCTTTCACCTATGCCCGGAATTATCTGAACAAGAATTTAACAGGCAGCTACAAAGCTTGAGTGAAGCTGGCTTGCTGACGATAGACCAATCGGGAGAAGTCCAGATCACAGCTAAAGGAAATCTGACCTTAAATGATCAAAATCAAACTATTCAATGGCTCGACAATTATCGCTTTGGTAAAACAGATGAAGAAATTTGGCGTTTTTTACAATTTCTAGTACAAGTGACCTCTCATTTGTCTTACGGAGATAAAAAATATATCCCCCTTGAACAATCTCCCTTTTATCAAGCTTTCTTAAAACAAAGGATTGCAGTGGTCAAAAAAAATGAACTGATTCAAATGATGAAAACAGAATGGCATTGGTTACTATCGCGTTTATCGAAAAAGGAAGCCGATTATTTTGCTCAACAATTTTCTGGTTATGAGCAAATTGGCAAAACAGTCACTCAAATCCTGCACAAAGAATCAACGCCATTCGAGCAGTTTTTAGTAAAGAAAGAACGGCTGCACCATCTACTCTATGAAATTGAAAACATGCCAGGAGAAACGTTTTTAAAACAGTCGATCCAACCTTTTATGATAAAAAATGACAATCAGAGTATGACTCAAACAAAAAAGCACTTGCGTCAACAGAGTTCAATTGAAACAATAGCACAACAAAGAGGAATGAAAAAAAGCACGATTCAAGATCATTTGCTGGAACTTGCTTTAACAGAAGAGATCCCCTTTGAACAGTATATTTCAAAAGAAACCTATCAATTTTTAGATCAACTTTCAAGCCCCTGCCCACAATGGGTCTATCGCACCTTGAAGCAAAAAAATAAAGACCTTGATTATTTTGAATATCGATTATACCAAATTGAAAAACTAAAAAACGAAAGAGCTGATACATTGCCATGA
- a CDS encoding RecQ family ATP-dependent DNA helicase, producing MIDLEQFLHDNFGFPTFKPGQKEVIQQLLNKKDTLAVLPTGTGKSLCYQMIGQLTEGTVIIVSPLLSLMEDQVIQLQKQGETRGIALNSSLNFFEKRFVLAHLNQYKYIFVSPETLLQKEVRTSLSQVTVSLFVVDEAHCVAQWGVDFRPEYTKLAQIQQECGFPLTLALTATATPAVKEEIIAQLFAHSQEVSQIVYSVNRPNIGLIVDQTTEKEELLISYLMQLKQKGVIYCATRKTAEMLDRLIKEQTNLKTAYYHGGLTPVERSLLQQQFVHNQLDVLCATNAFGMGIDKPDVRFVIHYDCPDSLENYVQEIGRAGRDGLNSIAILLYQKGDESIHYYFQSESRMDREILHTLISSLSENELDELALSEIQQKWIQGYLDQEYTIEELEQRLLRKEKERQQQLRIMLNYIQQSNCRRRFIQQYFSEEVEENHQVLCCDNCGLSFDSYRGQIVQSPEENEILDRWEDILIRLFKE from the coding sequence ATGATCGATCTAGAGCAGTTTTTACATGATAATTTTGGCTTTCCTACATTTAAACCAGGACAAAAAGAAGTGATCCAGCAATTGCTAAATAAAAAAGATACGCTGGCTGTTTTACCAACTGGAACGGGCAAGTCACTTTGTTACCAAATGATTGGGCAACTTACTGAAGGAACGGTTATCATCGTATCGCCTTTGCTATCTTTAATGGAAGATCAAGTGATTCAGTTACAAAAACAAGGAGAAACAAGAGGAATAGCACTAAATAGCAGCTTGAACTTTTTTGAAAAACGATTTGTGTTGGCTCACTTGAATCAATATAAATATATTTTTGTCAGCCCTGAAACCTTGTTGCAAAAGGAAGTTCGGACAAGTCTTTCTCAAGTGACCGTGTCACTATTCGTGGTGGATGAAGCACATTGTGTTGCTCAATGGGGCGTAGATTTTAGGCCAGAATACACGAAACTAGCTCAAATTCAGCAAGAATGCGGGTTTCCTTTGACCCTAGCGCTAACTGCTACCGCAACACCAGCAGTCAAAGAGGAAATCATCGCTCAATTGTTTGCTCACAGTCAAGAAGTTTCGCAAATCGTATACTCTGTCAACCGGCCGAATATTGGACTCATTGTCGATCAAACGACGGAAAAAGAAGAACTGCTGATTTCTTATCTAATGCAATTGAAGCAAAAAGGGGTCATTTATTGTGCGACAAGAAAAACGGCCGAAATGCTTGATCGTCTTATCAAAGAACAAACGAACTTGAAAACAGCGTATTATCATGGCGGCTTGACCCCTGTTGAACGCAGCTTACTGCAGCAGCAGTTTGTCCACAATCAACTTGATGTTTTATGTGCGACGAATGCTTTTGGAATGGGGATCGATAAGCCGGATGTTCGGTTTGTTATTCATTATGATTGTCCAGACAGCTTAGAAAATTATGTTCAGGAAATCGGTCGTGCAGGACGAGATGGACTAAATAGTATTGCGATCTTACTCTACCAAAAAGGCGATGAATCGATCCATTATTATTTTCAATCTGAAAGTCGAATGGATCGTGAAATCCTACATACATTGATATCTTCACTCTCTGAAAATGAACTAGATGAGTTAGCGCTGAGTGAAATCCAACAAAAATGGATTCAAGGGTATCTGGACCAAGAATATACAATTGAAGAATTGGAACAACGATTATTAAGAAAAGAGAAAGAACGTCAACAACAATTGAGAATTATGTTAAACTATATCCAGCAATCAAACTGCCGCCGTCGATTCATTCAACAGTATTTCTCAGAGGAAGTAGAAGAAAATCATCAAGTATTATGCTGTGATAATTGTGGCTTATCCTTTGACAGTTACCGAGGACAAATAGTACAATCACCAGAAGAAAACGAAATCCTCGATCGGTGGGAGGATATTTTGATAAGATTATTTAAAGAATGA
- a CDS encoding SAG1386/EF1546 family surface-associated protein produces the protein MSKRDKKNGVREPWEQSIYDTDKGAGGSRSEKRQQKKGNTVFLTILVILLLLIISLPVGTYLYVMRDKKPDASKQASQPSSSVVVQSSTKNSSTQPSSSSESQQQSTSSSEAETDPNGVTTPSSSEAEAGAVYDAVQSGEGPNQVAARNGITLEELLQLNGMTGDEMLQPGQELRVK, from the coding sequence GTGAGTAAACGAGATAAGAAAAATGGTGTACGTGAACCATGGGAGCAGTCAATTTATGATACAGATAAGGGTGCGGGAGGTTCTCGTTCAGAAAAGCGTCAACAAAAGAAAGGAAACACAGTTTTTCTAACGATTTTAGTTATCTTATTACTATTGATCATTTCACTGCCGGTAGGAACTTACCTTTATGTAATGAGAGATAAAAAACCAGATGCAAGCAAACAAGCGAGTCAGCCGTCATCATCAGTTGTCGTTCAATCGTCAACTAAAAACAGCTCGACACAGCCTTCGTCATCAAGTGAATCTCAACAACAATCTACTTCATCATCAGAAGCGGAAACAGATCCGAATGGTGTAACGACGCCATCGTCAAGTGAAGCAGAGGCTGGTGCGGTATATGATGCTGTTCAGTCTGGAGAAGGTCCAAACCAAGTAGCAGCCAGAAACGGGATCACTTTAGAAGAGTTACTGCAATTGAATGGTATGACAGGTGACGAAATGTTACAGCCAGGGCAAGAGTTACGTGTAAAATAA
- the cmk gene encoding (d)CMP kinase, which yields MKKISIAIDGPASSGKSTVAKILAKKLNYIYCDTGAMYRALTYLAIQKDVDFEDESGLVKLCLEHTISFKQTEKEQLVFVDNNEVTEAIRQPDVTNAVSIVAKHKEVREKMVELQQAIGQAGGVVMDGRDIGTAVLPNAEVKIFLVASVSERAERRYKENQEKGITTDFETLKKEIEQRDHLDSTRAVSPLKQAEDAVKIDTTGLTIEEVVAAIEQVILAAC from the coding sequence ATGAAAAAGATAAGTATTGCAATCGATGGTCCGGCTTCATCCGGCAAAAGTACTGTAGCGAAAATTTTAGCAAAAAAACTTAACTATATTTACTGCGATACAGGTGCGATGTATCGTGCCTTGACCTATTTAGCGATTCAAAAAGACGTTGATTTTGAAGATGAATCAGGTTTAGTTAAATTATGTTTGGAACATACGATCTCATTTAAGCAAACTGAAAAAGAGCAGCTCGTCTTTGTTGACAACAATGAAGTAACAGAAGCAATCAGACAGCCGGATGTTACGAATGCAGTCTCGATCGTTGCGAAACATAAAGAAGTTAGAGAAAAAATGGTTGAGCTGCAACAAGCAATTGGTCAAGCTGGTGGCGTAGTGATGGATGGCCGCGATATCGGTACAGCAGTCTTGCCAAATGCTGAAGTAAAAATCTTTTTAGTTGCTAGTGTTTCGGAACGAGCAGAACGACGTTATAAAGAAAATCAGGAAAAAGGAATCACAACTGATTTTGAAACATTGAAAAAGGAAATCGAGCAGCGTGATCATCTTGATTCAACTCGAGCAGTTTCACCTTTGAAGCAAGCAGAAGATGCAGTAAAGATCGATACAACAGGTTTAACCATAGAAGAGGTCGTAGCAGCGATCGAGCAAGTTATTTTAGCAGCTTGTTAA
- the rpsA gene encoding 30S ribosomal protein S1, giving the protein MTEDKQMENSNETMEDVMNSVQEVNVGDIVKGEVLAVEDKQVIVGIEGAGVEGVVPAKELSTTQVEDINELVKVGDILDLVVITSIGKDKENGSYLLSKRRLDAKKVWEEIEQDFQAGKIIEAPVTNVVKGGLVVDVGVRGFVPASMVEDHFVDDFSEYKGKTLTFKIIEIEPSENRLILSHKAVVEAEKESKKKDILATLHDGDIVDGKVARLTDFGAFIDLGGIDGLVHVSEIAHQHVGKPSDVLSVGDDVKVKILSINPDEERVSLSIKETLAGPWEDIENKAAVGSVLDGVVKRLTSFGAFVEVFPGVEGLVHISQISHKHIATPHEVLQEGDAVQVKVLEVNPEEHRIALSIKALEAKPESKEEPKDVEDYELPEENTGFTMGDILGDALKGQDTDSE; this is encoded by the coding sequence ATGACAGAAGACAAACAAATGGAAAACAGCAATGAAACAATGGAAGATGTAATGAACAGCGTCCAAGAAGTAAACGTTGGCGACATCGTTAAGGGTGAAGTACTTGCCGTTGAGGACAAACAAGTAATTGTTGGTATTGAAGGCGCCGGTGTTGAAGGCGTAGTTCCCGCAAAAGAATTATCTACAACACAAGTAGAAGATATCAATGAATTAGTGAAAGTCGGTGACATCTTAGATTTAGTTGTCATCACATCAATTGGTAAAGATAAAGAAAATGGCAGTTACTTACTTTCAAAACGCCGTCTAGATGCGAAAAAAGTTTGGGAAGAGATCGAACAAGATTTCCAAGCAGGTAAAATCATCGAAGCACCTGTTACAAATGTTGTAAAAGGCGGTTTAGTTGTTGACGTTGGTGTACGTGGATTTGTTCCTGCATCAATGGTCGAAGATCATTTTGTTGATGATTTCTCAGAATACAAAGGGAAAACATTGACATTCAAAATCATTGAAATCGAACCTTCAGAAAATCGATTGATTTTATCTCATAAAGCCGTTGTTGAAGCTGAAAAAGAATCGAAGAAAAAAGATATCCTAGCAACATTACATGATGGGGACATCGTGGATGGAAAAGTTGCGCGTTTAACTGATTTCGGTGCGTTTATCGATTTAGGTGGTATCGATGGATTGGTTCACGTTTCAGAAATCGCTCATCAACATGTTGGTAAACCAAGTGATGTTTTATCCGTTGGCGATGATGTGAAAGTCAAAATCCTTTCGATCAATCCAGATGAAGAGCGTGTTTCTTTATCTATCAAAGAAACATTAGCAGGTCCATGGGAGGATATCGAAAATAAAGCAGCTGTTGGCTCTGTTCTTGACGGAGTTGTTAAGCGTTTGACTAGCTTTGGTGCATTTGTCGAAGTGTTCCCAGGTGTGGAAGGTTTAGTTCATATTTCTCAAATTTCGCATAAACATATTGCAACGCCTCATGAAGTGTTACAAGAAGGTGATGCAGTTCAAGTGAAAGTATTGGAAGTCAATCCTGAAGAACATCGTATTGCTTTAAGTATCAAAGCATTAGAAGCAAAACCAGAATCTAAAGAAGAGCCAAAAGATGTCGAAGATTATGAATTACCAGAAGAAAATACTGGATTCACAATGGGTGATATCTTAGGTGATGCATTAAAGGGTCAAGATACTGATTCAGAATAA